A genomic window from Arthrobacter sp. FW305-BF8 includes:
- the rbfA gene encoding 30S ribosome-binding factor RbfA — MADPARAAKMAQRIKVVVAEALGRKVKDPRLEGITVTDARVTNDLQHATVYYTVFGDQAVQADAAKGLEKAKGVLRQEVGRNITARLTPTLEFVADQIPVNASNLEELLRTAKQRDAEVAELARNAKHAGEADPYKSDAQPDVEIDEDDFDEEDLDLADDEAIDEDRNH; from the coding sequence ATGGCTGATCCGGCACGCGCTGCCAAGATGGCGCAGCGGATTAAGGTTGTTGTTGCTGAGGCTTTGGGCCGGAAGGTGAAGGATCCTCGGCTTGAGGGCATCACTGTCACCGATGCCCGTGTGACCAATGACCTGCAGCATGCCACCGTCTACTACACCGTGTTTGGCGACCAGGCCGTGCAGGCTGACGCGGCCAAGGGGCTGGAGAAGGCCAAGGGCGTGCTCCGGCAGGAAGTTGGCCGGAACATCACCGCCCGGCTGACTCCCACGCTTGAGTTCGTCGCCGACCAGATCCCCGTGAACGCGTCCAACCTCGAAGAACTGCTCCGGACCGCTAAGCAACGCGATGCCGAGGTTGCCGAGCTGGCCCGGAACGCCAAGCACGCGGGCGAAGCCGACCCGTACAAGAGCGACGCGCAGCCGGACGTGGAAATCGACGAAGACGACTTCGACGAAGAGGACCTCGATCTGGCGGACGACGAGGCAATCGACGAGGACCGGAACCACTAA
- a CDS encoding ScyD/ScyE family protein — protein MEKQRALLAAVAAASLLLSASPAGHAAPAGKAAESQSAPTVLTKGLLSPLHLSDGPDGSVLVSEEFAGKLTKVARDGSKSMVYRNAAWDVAGSDRGGRTIYLAESQGAGPMDPRPLAGHLRSIGADGKHRTFGDLAALEVKHNADGGTSYGFNDLPAACAKQLPKDVEVSYKGHIDSHPYGIEVYGNTIYVADAGANSIVSVDVKSGRAGTVAVLPPRPHKFTTKETAALKLPGCVAGHTYRFEPVPTDVERGPDGWLYVSVLPGGPEDPALGARGAVYKVNPHNGRVKLFADDVMSPTGLDMDDDGNVYVASLFGKGVLRLSAHSSKQTVVLPGTLTADVDIRGGTIYATVNSLPAPNTAPDGRVVKAPLDD, from the coding sequence ATGGAAAAGCAACGAGCGCTCTTGGCGGCTGTCGCGGCTGCCTCACTCCTCTTGTCTGCATCGCCGGCGGGCCACGCAGCCCCGGCAGGTAAAGCAGCAGAAAGCCAGTCCGCGCCGACCGTGCTCACAAAAGGCCTGCTTAGCCCGCTTCACCTCAGCGACGGACCGGACGGTTCCGTTCTGGTTAGCGAGGAATTCGCGGGCAAGCTGACGAAAGTTGCCCGCGACGGCAGCAAGTCGATGGTTTACCGGAACGCAGCCTGGGACGTGGCCGGCAGTGACCGGGGCGGCCGCACCATCTACCTGGCCGAGAGCCAGGGCGCCGGCCCCATGGATCCCAGGCCGCTGGCCGGACACCTCAGAAGCATAGGCGCCGACGGCAAGCACCGCACCTTCGGCGACCTCGCTGCCCTTGAGGTGAAACACAACGCGGACGGCGGCACGAGCTACGGCTTCAACGACCTTCCGGCCGCGTGCGCTAAGCAGCTGCCGAAGGATGTGGAGGTCTCCTACAAGGGGCACATCGATTCCCATCCGTATGGGATCGAGGTTTACGGGAACACCATCTACGTTGCCGACGCCGGAGCCAATAGCATCGTGTCGGTCGACGTGAAATCAGGCAGGGCTGGAACTGTAGCCGTGCTGCCGCCCCGACCGCACAAATTCACCACCAAAGAAACCGCGGCTCTGAAACTTCCGGGCTGCGTCGCAGGCCATACCTACCGGTTCGAGCCCGTGCCTACCGACGTGGAGCGCGGACCAGACGGCTGGTTGTACGTCTCCGTGCTGCCCGGCGGACCGGAGGACCCGGCACTGGGTGCCCGTGGAGCGGTGTACAAGGTCAACCCCCACAACGGCCGCGTCAAGCTGTTCGCCGACGACGTGATGTCACCGACCGGCCTGGATATGGACGACGACGGGAACGTGTACGTCGCGTCCCTCTTCGGCAAGGGTGTGCTGAGGCTGTCCGCCCATTCAAGCAAGCAGACGGTAGTGCTTCCGGGAACGCTCACGGCCGACGTCGACATCAGGGGCGGCACCATCTACGCGACGGTCAACTCGCTGCCGGCACCGAACACGGCGCCGGACGGCAGAGTCGTAAAGGCCCCACTCGATGACTAG